TAAGGCAGAGGATCCCAAAGACGTAGTATATTGCCATGGCTGCCATGGCATGTTTTCCAAAGAGAGCATAAGTAAGCACTTTAAACTCTGTGCATTTGTCGGAAAGGAGGACAATGCCGATCCATGTCCAGAAGAGGATCCGTCCTTACATATGGTGGTCAAACAAGCTCCAAAAGACTTCTCAGAGGTCCTCAGTGGGATGTATCAGGATGATGTTACAGAGGCCGTTAGGCAGGACAAGCTTCTTCTTAAACTAGGACAAATCATGTTTGATAAAAGGCTTACATGTGAATATATCTGGCAGAGACTTCGTGAGTTGGGCAGGTTACTTTTGAACGGCCGAAAAATCACCCCGTTGCATGAAATGGAGGATTATATCAGGCTGTCAAACTGGGATCACTTGGCTGCTGCTGTGAAGGATGTTGCTGGGTTCTGTGAGACCACATGTACATTTGCCATACCCAAGTATGCTGTGGCTATCAGGCGCAGCTTGCCAAAAATAGCAGGGATTGTCAAGTGTGATGCAGAAACCAGTGGAGATAAGGAAATGGTAGAAAATGCCCAAAATTTCCAAGAGTCATTGCTGATAAAGTGGCACCAGCAATTCGTGGCACCAGGGATGCCAATAAGCAACAGTCCATTGTTGGTAGTTGCTGAACAGGTGAGAATACTGCACATCTTAAATCTGTGTATAAGGAAAGCACTACATTTCTTTAATAACGAAGATGTCCAGCTGaaattgtatattgtatataggGTATTACACAGATCAGATGTCCATCGTGTTGTGTAATCCCAAGCCTCTGTGGTTTGGTAGTATTTTTCTCAGCTTTACACTTTATCTCGCTGCCTTAAGAATAAGGGCCAATGCAGCCCAGTGCCATGTGAACAATGCATGGTTTTTATGCTGGGCTGGATTCTGAAGATGGCACGTAACTAAAAGTCATTACTTTATGAATTGTTGTGGTTACAAAATGTTGTCCAATTTATTGTCACTATTTTCAGACCAGCAATGGTAGAGAGGATCAACGCTCTGGAAGTGAGGATAACATCAGTGCTGCACAGTCAAGAACAGAGCATGAAATGGTGAGCAAATTGTGCAAATTGGTTGCAATTTCCACTTTAAAATGTATTAGAAAAATCGTCAGTTTAAAATGTACAAGGCACCATTTCCCAAAAGCCAGTAGACAGTATTCAAAATTATTCTTTTTTACTATCACTTGGAATTTTTTATCACAGGAGCGACTGAAGCACAGTGCTATCCAAGTCCTCCCAGCCAATCAAGCAGATGAGGCACAAATTAAAAACACACTGGAATCATCAACTGGGGAGGTAACCAAAATGGCAAAGCCTCTGATCTTTTGAACTATTAATAAACTGTCTTAATAGCTCAGTCTAGTTTTTGACATGTGTGCATGAATTGATACAAATTAGGGGTGTGAATCTCTCATGAAAAAGTCGATctgattcgtatctcgatacatgagcacgatacaagaaaagatgcatgttgataaaaaactttccgatgcgattcgatgcagtttaataattgaaaacactgcgtTGTgtggaaacaatggacctcattctcgaacattttcttaagtgtcttcttaaatatcttcttacccacttcaaaagaccaacctaagaatgaacgcctggaaatgtgttcttaaagtggcattatgtaggaattgtacttcagggttagggttaggattagcagttttaccttaaaataacagtttaaaaaaaaattggtgcgctatgacgtttaatatggagaatcgcctccgtgccattgccataccagggtccgtaggcatattactgggttatgtaggtttgcctgaagccgccccggttactactgtctgccgaactagtaagtagcttatttgccatcttgctttgcacttgcttgatgtttgactgtgttaggaaagttgttgactcactagtttgtcatagtgtcaaagtaagtttccctaggtttagccgctagcatctcgttagcgattagcaattcctacataatgccactttaaaccgccaaagtgttcttagctgtgcactgattgttAAATTGAACGCGCTTTCTCATACACCTGAACtggcatacagaaacgccccgccagctccttataagggcatgcaattgcaatgtgtgcactccacaggcaacgagaaagcaacttcagactgatcaaaatcatgccaatgcggaaagcgagcactggtaaacccagacctaatttcaccggtgcagaggtggatgTTGCAGaatactgttgcagaatgtagatgtccattctattccactatggctatatccacgcgattgagtttagtgctgatttatttatttattcactgccatttgcagtgttcgtataccggtagtgcttttatttatgttaggacatcacgatgcctcggtcgcggaatcatgactataaacgttaaacgtaattgttaatgatacaaatattctcctatttattattattataattatttaaatccgaggatgtctatagaattgatgtgaacccAATCAACAATGATTTATCTTCattggctgaagtagctagcatagcattggccattgaaatgaatggcgtagctagcatagcattggccattgaaatgaatgggagttgtaatctgtcattctctccaggtctatatAATACCTCCATGTACCTcgggcgttatttgtgagaatacagcctgattggcttatgctatgcgggctttggccaatgacaggctgtcattgttctgactgagataaAATGCACCAGGTCAGCGAGGGAGTGTTTTGCCTAGCAACTTAACGGAGAGACAAATGCTTGTGAAgcggttcataacttttaaatctgGGCAACGACCGGTTcctgtcattttaataccgatacgggacttcacgcatcgatgtagtcgtatcttacacgctaaaaacggatatcgatacgtatcggttattttttacacccctaataCAAATGAATCATTGTTGGCTCCTTTCTGGGTCCGAAATTATCCAGGTTGTACAGAGTGCTTTGCCAAAACAGATACCCAGTATCTAAAATGACAGATCACTTCGGAACTGTACCACTGTCCTAGTCAGCCTTAGTCTTTGATAGTCTTGCCTGTTTCCTTGTGATATTATCActtatatattttgttttgtgagGTAATTAACAGGGTGGACATAAACCATGCATGTTGTAAATATTTGCTCTCTGTATTTGTTCCCATTTAAAATCTTGACCAGCGGCTAGCCGGCAGTTTTACATCTAGTTTTACAatgttattttttgttgttgttgtattccAAATCACATCTAGGCCTAATATTTATTAAATAATATCTATTACttttaatatttattaaaagtaaatTGACATTGACACTAAGGCTGTAAGCTTTTGTTATATCAAAATGTTATGAGAGCATTTTTACTTACAGGAGAGAAGTGGAAACAGGAACAGTGCCTGTCCTCCAGAGGATGATGATCTTGAAAGAGAGGCTggggatgatgaggatgataaTGATACagattgtgatgatgatgatgatgatgattatgacgctaatgatgatgacgatgcCAGCGGTCATGATGTTGacagtgatggagatgatgatgacTTTGTTCCAATACTCAGATCGGCGAACAAGACTGTAAGCaacactaaaataaaaaatacaccaAACATAGATACACTGTAAAATATAGACATTTTGTTTTGAGGAATATCATTGTTAATTTCCTGTCCAAAGCCAACTTGAAATAACACTCTACATGCAAACACCATCCTGTGACTTTATTCCTTGTAGTTTTATGTGGAATAATGCTTATGGCTTTATTCTCTTTTACAGCTTAATTCCAAGAATGAAAGCCTAAATGGACCCTGTGACAGTGCCCAAAATGACACTCCTCCCAAACCACTAAACCAACTGCAGCCGCAGAGAATAACCGCTGCAGCAGGTACTACACCGTCTGTAAGCAACAGTCAGGAGAATGTTTCAGATCAAAAGACTGCTCCCGAGAAGTCAGTTGCATCCTCACCTAGGTCTGTCAATGTTCATCAAATTTCTGTCATTTCAAAACACTGCAAAAGACAGTTCTGTTTGTTCTGCAAAAAGCCTGTGTCAAAGATTTCAAAGCATTTGCAACGTCGACATTATGAACAAGAAGATGTAGCCAAAGCTTTGAGTTACCCCAAACTAAGCAAAGAAAGGAAAATGTACTTGCACCTGTTACGTAGACAGGGCAATCGTGTACACAACATGCAGGTCCTAAAAGAAGGGAAAGGAGAAATTGTTCCATGTAAATGGGGTCTTGGAAAGCCAAGTGACTTCTTGCATTGCCCCTATTGTGATGGCATGTTTTTAAAGCGGCGCATGGCAATACACCTTAAAACATGTCCATTTGCAAAGAAAGAAGACCTTACTGTGCTcaaaagggggaaaagaggaAGTGTTCAGGCATTGTGTCTTATGGTTGAACCCGTACCAGAAAATGTCAGTAAAGAGTTCTGGAAGGTTTTGGTGAACATGAATCAAGACGAAATTGCTGTGGCAGTAAGGGGAGACAAATATGCTCTTCAGGTGGGACAGCGGCTAATCAACAAGGGACAGGGAGAAGATGCCATCCGTGAGGATACCATTCGGCAGAGACTCCGAGAGCTGGGCCGGTTGCTTGTTAGCTGTCAAAAGATCACCCCAATGCATAAACTGGAGGACTTCATCCTGCCATCAAACTGGGACCATTTGGTTGCAGTTGTGAAGGACGTTGCGGGGAACAAGGATGAGACAGACTCCACCCTCAATGTCTCACTCTTGGCACACCTTTATCGCAGCTTGCAGAAAATTGGAAGATTCATTGAGTTAGACGCTGAGACCCAACAGGACGAGCAGATGGTAGAATTGGCAAGAAATTTCAACAGAGATTTTGTGGAGAAGTGGAGGAAGGATTTCCCTACTCCTGTTGAGGCAAGAAAGAGTCAAGAATGCCACAGTGGTGATATTAAATTGCTGTCTTTCACCGAGGACATCAGGCATCTGCACACATACCTTAAAGACAAACTCACTAAGTGCATGTCTGCGCTGTGTACATCAGCAAACCAAGCCGCATGGCATGATCTGGCCAGGGTTGTTCTTGCCCAGCTGATCATGTTCAATAGGAAAAAAGCCAATGTGGTTGCCCAGCTGACTCTGAAGGATTTTACCACCAAGGAAGCCTATGGCATGCCAGATGACAATGCTGAGCTTTTGACACCGTTTGAGCGCGAGCTTTGTAAGTTCACCTGCAGGATTCAGATTTCAAGAGCAACTGGAGACAACGTGCAGATCCTTGCTCCTCCAGCTTTGACCAACATCATGGAAATTATGTTCCATAGGCGAATGTTGTGTAACATACGCTATGACAATATTTACTTGTTTGCAGTGCCAAAGACCCGATCACACTATTTGGGTGTTGAGACCCTTCAAGGCTTGGCTGAAGACTGTGGGGCAAAGCACATGAAGGCATTGGTCTCAAATGGACTGAGAAAACACGTTGCTATGATATCCCAACTGCTCTACTTGAAGGACATGCATCAACTAACAGAGTTCATGGGATTCAATCTAACAGCTCACCTGAGGAATGATTGCCTCCAACAAGAGACTCTGGGATTGGCCAGGCTTGGCAAGGTTTTTACAGCCATGGAGAAGGGACAATTGAAAGCCCCAGAACAGAATGTACATGAGGTTCTTGTCAGCCCAGATGGTAGGTGCTCTCATCATGAATGAGTTGATCATTGTATTCAGAAGGGTATTGCATGTTCTCATGGGGGTGTTCGTTTTTAACAGAAATTGTGCAGCAAGCCGATTCGTCCTCagctgatgaagatgatgaaaaaCATGATGACTACTGTCCCTCAAAATCAGATAAATCACAACATCGTGTAGTGAAAAGTATGCATTATTGTTGTTCTGGCTCACCATCACAAAATACACAAGAGTCTTCCTTCTTACTAGGTCAAAACTTGGCTTACGGTTTGCAGGATTGCATTCATACACCTATGCTGTTGCCATCAACAAACAACCTCTGCCACACATATCAAATCTTTTCACATTTGAAAATACAGTGCCGTTGGTAAAAATTTAAGTCAGTCTTATTTTTAAACTTTGCTTTTTGTTTAAGGAAATCCAAAAAGAAAGGGCGTGGCGAAACAGAAATGGAATCAAGCAGAGATCCAGGCTGTGGAGACGCACATGGCCATGTTCATCAGCTCGGGCAAGACCCCAGGGAAAAAGGCGTGCACTGCCTGCATCGTGGCTGAACCAGACGCTCTAAAGGCCAGGAACTGGACAGCCATCAAGTTTTACACCAAAAACCGCATCACTTCCCTGCGCAAGCAAAATAGTAAACCATCACAGACATAAGGGCACTGAGGTTGAATAAAGAAGAACTGCAATACAGCAATCAAATGCTTTCACAACCATAATTACGGTTGGCAGTGCTAAGACCCATCACTTGAGCAAGTTTGATGATTTAGTTTTTCTCTTTGCTGGGTCTTTTTTTATAAATTTTTTTAATAATGTGACTAGCTAAGGCCTCTTCTGTAAATATGCAAGTGATGTAGGACTACAATGCAGGCTTCCCATACCAATGGGAATACCACAGTTTCTCATGTAGttctgaaaaatgttttattagaggttgtgtgtctgtgttagtgtttgtttggttggtttttagtttgttttagtTCTTTACATCCAAAAGACTACTGTACAAAAATGTTGATTTAATACATTCCAGGTTCCTTTAGTTGTGTTTCCAGTTTTCCTTGTGTGTAATTTTCCTCAAATTGTCCTGCCAccacaccgccaccaccacaccTCACACTTCATTCGCCTCTGTCTATTTCACTAGTCTCCATTTATTGGTTTTAAATTTCACTCACCGAAGTGGATGATTAATCAAATACAATGTGCAATATGTGATTACTTTGCATGAATGACTAGTAGCACTATAAAACTAGTAGCACTtgaaaaacaattttttttaaatatatttacagaTCAACTAAATACAGCGAAGTGTCCTCAAAAGGGCCTCATTTTACATTAAAAGTTAACTTCCTCATTACAATCAATGGTATGAAGGCAAATGTTACCAGCATAGAAATGTTCATAACCCCTCATTTCAGGCTTAAATTCATGATTTCAAGACTTGGTTCACTTGTTTTGTCAGCTGATGGACAGTAGTCTGTACAAAggtcatgattgtgtgtgtctgcgtgcgcgcttgtgtgtgtgtgtgtatgtttacatccTCTGGCCTGGTTTAGCCTGCCTTGAATTGGGTCACGGCAGAATGCCTTAGCAAACTCATCTTCAGACGTGGGGCCTGTGTTAAATCACCATCACATGGCTCCCATTTGGAGTCACTCGGCCGTTGTCTGCGAATAAACCCAATCATCCAGTCACATTCTCATTTGGGGGACCAGCTGTGGGGCTGTGCTGTATTTCATGTGAAGAGCAGACCCAGCAAGCGACGAAGATGGATCAGGGCTAGAGCCACTCCACAACCAGCCGCCATCTGGGAAGCCCATCTCTCCCATGCCATGTGTCTCGTAATAGACTAACCAAGCTACCACACCATCAATGAAAACAATGGTTTCCATTATACATTATCACACTCTTCTGGCAATACATTGCTTGTGCCACAACTAATTCATACTATTTATAGTAGCATGGCAGCCCTTTTTGGGTATATGTCAGGGGTAGAATCATGcggtgtgagtgtgctgtgtataGCCTAAATCACTGCCTGTGCAGTAGCCAATAATTCAGTCATTCCTGAGAAAGTAATTGTGTTAAGTGATGTCCATCATCAACCACTCTGAAGATAGGGGAAATTGGAGGCACATGAGGTGGTTTGGCACGGGGCACACATTTCCCGCTCATACCATGGCGAGCACACGTTTTTTTGTCAGGTCATAGCCTTACAGTCACATGGCTGGGGGGTTGttggtctttctttctctccactgaCATCATTCATAGCTAAGGTGTGGTTATATGGAGTGCTGGTGTACAAACAGGTACCACTAGATGGCGATGAAAATGCTTAAAAAAATTCTTCATGGATGTCTTCTTTTTGACAGATGAAGATTTGTCTcagttgttttcattgttttcttCTGTATCTCTCATCCTTCCAGTTCTTAGTTCTAACACAGACATCAGGCATTTGCTTTTGGCCCAGTTTGAGatgcaccacaacacaccaataATAtgttcatgtcatgtcatgtcacctGAATTACATAACGTCCTACTAAGTAAGACACGAATGCACATGCGCTGAAAGTGAGAGAATCACACTCTGTTAACTTGGTACTGAAGTTTAAGTAGGTGAGCATCCCCAGAACCCCACCttggacacacatacagtaactgATTAACTGATcctgcaggtgagagagaggcagacacaccaCAGAGCTTCACCGCAAATTCCAGTGAATAACTAGTATAATTGCAATGAATGTCTCAAATACATTGATTGAAGTTATGGTGATGACTGTGGTGATTTCTTTCTAAATCACAAAGGAAAGATGAAGGCAAGTCAGGAACAATTGCATTGCTAACCGGGTGGTGGCACTAGAGAGTGttttcccccaaaaaacaaaacccTACCCCGACAGCAGGAACAACTGTCAACTTGACTCCAGCGCTCAGAGCTCAGAGTGCAGATGGGGTCCTAGAAGGCAGCTGGAGCTGCACTGCACTCAGCCCTGCCGCAGTCACGTCTCCCCTTCAAATCTGTGCTCGATCAGGGCTCCAATTCAGGGTCACCCTTCAAATGTTGTCCAGCTTTAACCGTCGCTACACTTTTTTGTCTTCTTAGATTTGCTTCCAGAATTGCAGAGCTAAATGGAGGAGGAATAAACCCCAAAAAAGGCTTTGAGAGACTGGAGGCACAGTGAGACAATCATGAGGTAAGCACCCTCCAGCTACAAATGTACTCATTTGAGGTCTTAGTAAACACAATTGAGCAACCCAGGGCAGAATGAGATATAAACAGACTGGGGGAAAGGGGTTTATGTTTAATAAGATATGATCAAGATACATTTCTATTTCTGGAAACGAGCAGGGGTTAACAGGGTTATCCAGGGACTGATGACACAGAGTATTGAATTTTAGCGATGTGGGTATTCAGCACTGTCTGAACACAAACTGTATCATCAGGTTTAGACTAGCTCATGTC
Above is a genomic segment from Clupea harengus chromosome 3, Ch_v2.0.2, whole genome shotgun sequence containing:
- the LOC105905163 gene encoding uncharacterized protein LOC105905163 isoform X1, which produces MTKLRYLSVLLSQRLTLAAQEIFKDVEETILELQEETKLAKQENAKLKLKLREAGINSCDESREAVTPAECPAEVQSCGEQRPEVLLEDSSTIASLKQELDALDELETGSVEGGPAAMQIKMEMNYTECSSLERQSGFCPQSNSSGMQTDSVTVSMGEVVASWPVLEPHESQVFPCVERTWSVAAKGAETSQITERPCSRTGNCPPEDDDQDNVDEEVTHDPVKESENIDEEIHHKPQMPQEKPCTRAELARCSNSCLENRNEESTVGKETSSNNIKTVVRTGKPRGRPRKHPQTSTPKPALIDLKHDTRNSRLRSGNERTSAITGRMLRRLTKHPQLFTNKSVEVDNGNGRDLSRIGRPIGRPKRHLQIAKAKPDAVNLQHKENSSGEQSSSTIRSSRLSGKHRKHSQTLISKSDEVNSEQPSPSDDETNSAVRAGSPKGRSRSHPRNSRAKSDEVNSEHEESCSIEKPTPVRTGRPRGRPRKHPQTSTANSDEVNLEDEENIYGEASHRPCKHTGTSTAKSEKLQSEENASGEGSSSAVRTGRSRGRPRKHLQASTSKPDEVNLEDEENTLVEESNPMVSTGRLSGRPRKHPQSTTIEPAEVDLDHKDSVSEDPSISEDNTDLSRSNRTSGRLRTRTETSTVQPVEMDHQDSASSDDEGDDGDSSMFEKPRSTPMKRPRSSSSSDFEIDTEQEDEPSDEDSSCGSHNSTRNERSRKNLRTSRAKAVESDLDHVSVLTHDMGLVKKGYCLYCAKPIVKLARHLAMRHFDQKDVVKALSLPKNSKERKIQIGRLRNCGNRAHNNRVLKEGRGLLIPCRAFKAEDPKDVVYCHGCHGMFSKESISKHFKLCAFVGKEDNADPCPEEDPSLHMVVKQAPKDFSEVLSGMYQDDVTEAVRQDKLLLKLGQIMFDKRLTCEYIWQRLRELGRLLLNGRKITPLHEMEDYIRLSNWDHLAAAVKDVAGFCETTCTFAIPKYAVAIRRSLPKIAGIVKCDAETSGDKEMVENAQNFQESLLIKWHQQFVAPGMPISNSPLLVVAEQTSNGREDQRSGSEDNISAAQSRTEHEMERLKHSAIQVLPANQADEAQIKNTLESSTGEERSGNRNSACPPEDDDLEREAGDDEDDNDTDCDDDDDDDYDANDDDDASGHDVDSDGDDDDFVPILRSANKTLNSKNESLNGPCDSAQNDTPPKPLNQLQPQRITAAAGTTPSVSNSQENVSDQKTAPEKSVASSPRSVNVHQISVISKHCKRQFCLFCKKPVSKISKHLQRRHYEQEDVAKALSYPKLSKERKMYLHLLRRQGNRVHNMQVLKEGKGEIVPCKWGLGKPSDFLHCPYCDGMFLKRRMAIHLKTCPFAKKEDLTVLKRGKRGSVQALCLMVEPVPENVSKEFWKVLVNMNQDEIAVAVRGDKYALQVGQRLINKGQGEDAIREDTIRQRLRELGRLLVSCQKITPMHKLEDFILPSNWDHLVAVVKDVAGNKDETDSTLNVSLLAHLYRSLQKIGRFIELDAETQQDEQMVELARNFNRDFVEKWRKDFPTPVEARKSQECHSGDIKLLSFTEDIRHLHTYLKDKLTKCMSALCTSANQAAWHDLARVVLAQLIMFNRKKANVVAQLTLKDFTTKEAYGMPDDNAELLTPFERELCKFTCRIQISRATGDNVQILAPPALTNIMEIMFHRRMLCNIRYDNIYLFAVPKTRSHYLGVETLQGLAEDCGAKHMKALVSNGLRKHVAMISQLLYLKDMHQLTEFMGFNLTAHLRNDCLQQETLGLARLGKVFTAMEKGQLKAPEQNVHEVLVSPDEIVQQADSSSADEDDEKHDDYCPSKSDKSQHRVVKRNPKRKGVAKQKWNQAEIQAVETHMAMFISSGKTPGKKACTACIVAEPDALKARNWTAIKFYTKNRITSLRKQNSKPSQT